DNA from Sulfodiicoccus acidiphilus:
CACTTCTGAGAGTGCTCCGTTGAGTATACCGTCCTTCACCCTCATCCCTGCTAGGCGTTTCAGAAGGGTTGTCTTCCCAGAACCGTTAGGGCCAACGACTACGTTCAACCCACTCCGTAATTCAAGCCCTGTACTCAAGCCCCATCGCCAACCTGATCATTATGGGGAGCACGAAGGCCGAAGTGACAGCTGTTATGGGTACTATAAACCCGAACGTACCGTCCGAGATGTCGTTAGCAGCCTCCATCACTAGAGCACCTACAATGCACGAGGTTAGCAACACCTGTCTGAAACCGTCGGCGCCCATCAACCTCGCCATGTGGGGACTCATTAGCCCGACGAACCCTATTGCGCCAACCTGAGAGACTAAGTAACCCACCACTAAACTAGTCAAGGTCAACCACCCCAGCCTGAACTTACCGACGTTCAGACCGTTAGCGTAGGCTACTTCGTCTCCCAGCGAGGCGAGGTCGAAGGCCCGTGCCCTCAATGTTAAGACGTAGAGGAACACCAGTGTCACTGATAAGAGGACTCCGACATCGGTGAAAGTTTTCACGCCCACGTCCCCGAAGAGCCAGTAGAGGGCGTTGGGAAGCTGTGGATACTTGAATTGAAGATACTCCTCCGCCACCAGCAGTCCTGATGTGAAGGCAAAGTCGACAGTGAGTCCAGCTAATAGAAGCGACCCAGGACCTCCCTTTCTTCCTAAGGCCAATACTATTAACGACCCGAGTACGGAAAAGGCGAACGCTGCCACCGGTTGTGCCAAGATTGAGAGGAATAGCGGTACTCCCGTGAAGAATGCTATCACTGCTCCGAAGGCCGCTCCAGCAGCAGTACCAGACACGTACGGGTCCATGAGGCCGTTTCTAAATAGGGTCTGGAGAACTGTACCTGACGCCGCTAACACGATTCCGGTTAGGGCCGCGTAGATGACAGTTGGAAGCTTCATGTCGAGTAAGATCTCCCTGTATACTCCCGTGGAATTGAGGGGAGTGTAGACTGGTCCGTAAAGGAGCCCGAGGAGGCCAGCCGCGATCGTCGACATTACCAAAACCAAAAGAAGCCCCTTCACGTGGGTGGATAGCTTATCCAGATATTTATAGATATGGGGCCGTGAGGAAAACCTCGTCATTCATCTTACTCACCAGAGACCCCGTCCGTTAGGGCGGGGTAGTTCACGGGTTTGACTCTCCTTCGACAAAGGCGAGCACTGGCCCCTTAAGTCTTCTCCTTCACGCTCATTTCCCTTAGTTTCTTGTCGTAAGCGGTAAGCACGTCATCCAAGGTGACTATGCCTTTATAAACTCCCTTCTCGACAACAGGAGCCCACCTCGACTTAGACCTAACCATGACCTCCATTGCGTCTTCCGCTGTAGACGATGGATTAACGTAGCTCACGCCGCTCCTGACGAAGTTAACTACGGGCTCCTTTGAAGCCGGTAGTTCTGAGAGGAATACTGAACCGAGGAACTTGCCTTCATTGTCGACCACTGGAAGAGAGAAGAGGCCGGAGTCCTGAATCGCCTTCCTAGCGTCGGAAGATCCCATGGTCGACAGTAGCTTTGTGTCTCTGAGCTGGAGCTCAGAAACCCTGATACTTCTGAGGAGGGGAACGTTGTATTCTCCCGCGTGGACTGGAGAGTCTCGTCTAGTAGGTACTTGGGATCCATATATCGTATTTCCCCCTGAGAGGAGGTATGCCACTGCTACGGCTATCATCATACCCGGAAGCAACTGCAGACCTCCCGTCATCTCTACCACCATGAGTGTCACCGATAGTGGTGCCTTAGCGGCAGCTCCAAATAATGAGAGCATTCCCACTATGACGAAGGGAGCGACGGAAGGGACCACGGAGGGTAAAAGTAAGTGGAGGACGTACCCGTAGACTGCCCCGGTAGAGGCTCCTATCACTATTCCTGGCGCAAAGTCCCCTCCACTTCCACCGCTCCCCACAGTGAAGGAAGTAGAAATTACCTTTACGAAAGGAAGAGAGATTAATATTAGAAGGAGCGGAACTCCATACGTAGGAATATCGCCGAACTTGCCGTCCATGAGGATCTGAACCCACCCATAGCCGTTAGCCATCACCTCTGGGAACCCCAAGGCCAAAGCTCCAGCGGCGAGTCCTCCAATGGCGGGTTTAACGTATCTTGACGTCCTGAGTGCCTTGAATCTGGAAGTGAATAGCTCCATTGTTTTCACGTAGAAGATGGACATTCCACCCGTCACTACGCCTAGAAATGCGTAAAGCGGTAATCTTAGAGGAGAGAAGGGTTGGAGGTAGTAGCCGAAGATCGGCTCGAAGCCTGTGACGACCCCGAATATGGAATAGCCCACCGCAGAGGCCACAACCGCAGGGAAAATCACTTCTGGTTCTATATCCCTTTTGTAGAGGAGTTCCCCGGCGAGGATCGCGCCTCCTATGGGTGACTTAAATATGGTCCCTATCCCAGCCCCTATCCCGATCGCCACAGCTCTCCTCCTGTCCTCTGCCCCCAATCTCAGGAAGTTGATCAAGTTCGACGAAAGCCCGGCAACTATCATGGAGGTTGGGCCTTCTCTGCCCCCACTTCCGCCGCTACCTATGGTTACGGCCGAGGCCAGCAGCTTCACCGGCACTGCCCTCAACCTTACTCTACCGTTGTTCTTATGATAGGAATTTATGGCGAAGTCCGTACCTCCTCCGGCTGCCTCAGGAGAGAAGGTGTAGGTAAGCAGTCCTGAGACCGCACCTCCTAGGCCTACTACAAGGGGTAGGAAAATGTACCTAGTGGGGGAGTAAACGAAGTTCAAGGGACCCCCTTCTCCTACGGGGTGTGGTAGTTGAACTCCTAGGACGTCTCCTAAGAGCAACTCTTCGAAGAACTTTATGCCAAAATAGAGTGCCAACGCTCCAGTAGCTGCGAGGACCCCAATTAGTAGCCCTACGATGAACCAGCGCTCGAAGTAAGGTAGGTCCCTGAGGTTCACGAGTTAGTCTGAATAGGTAGAAGCTAAAAATCTACCTGGCTGCAGCTCTCACTTCCTTAACTTCAATCACGCCACCTACCTTTCGTTTTACGACGGAGGAAAGAAGCGCTGACGCAGCAGAGAGCACCGCACTAACTAGGAAAGCAAGGTCCAAGGAGGAAGTCATTGGACCGGCTACCATCTCAGGGAAGAAAGTGTTGGAGGTAAGGGTGGCGGTTACGGTGGGGGACAACGTTGAAGTAAGGGAAGCAGGTAAAGAGGCCAGAATCTGCTGCAACGGGTTGTACCCGAGGAAAGTGGCGAAAACAGCTCCAGTTGGAGAAAGAGCTCTAGATAAGGGAACAGACAACTGGGGGGCCCCTGCCGCAGTAACGTGAGCGGCAACGGCCTGTGGAAGGGTGGAGTTAAGACCTAGGACAACCGCGGTGAAGAACACAGCTATACTTACCGTCTGCCCCACGTTAAACATGGTGGCTCTCATTCCAGACGCTGCCCCCCTGTGTTCCCTTGGCGATGAGTTCATTATGGCGGCTGTGTTAGGGGAGCCAAAGAATCCATTGCCTACACCCATCGCGAATATGATCAGAGCGAAAGTGGGGTACTGGAAGTCGTAGGGGAGGAACATCAACGCCACAAAGGCCGCAGCCACGGTCAATGCTCCTCCAGTGGCGACCCATCTCGGACCATACTTGTCAGTTAAGATCCCTCCAAAGGGAGCCACAACCGCCGTGCCTACAGTCATGGGAATTAAGTATATGCCTGACCAGAACGGGGTGGTCTGAAAGCTGTAGCCGTGGAGGGGTAGCCAAACCCCTTGCAGCAGTAAAACCAGGAGAACTAGGACGCCTCCTCTAGCCATGGAGTTGAGGAGTCCTGCTGCATTTGCTGCCGCGAACGACCTATCCCTGAATAACTCCACTCTGAACATCGGCTCTTTCGTCTTCGCTTCGACGAACGGGAAACCAACTAGGAGGGCTCCTCCGAGGCCCATTGCAATCCACACCAATGGGTCTCCCCATCCCATGGGAGCCCCTCCATATGGGAGGAGACCGTAAGTTACACCCACTAGAAGAGATACGAGACCTCCACTGAATAGGAGGTTTCCCACCACATCTATCCGCTGTCTCCTGGGAGTCGAGAGTTCCTTCAACTTGAGGTAGGACCACATCGTCCCTGCTGCTCCAAATGGGACGTTTACGAGGAAAACGTACCTCCAATTCAAGACCGATAGCACTCCTCCTAACACCAGACCTACTAGAGTTCCAACTACTGCAGATATCTGGTTTATACCTAGGGCCTTCCCTCTCTCTTGTTCGGGGAAGGCGTCGGTTATTATAGCAGCACTGTTCGCGAAGAGGAGACCTCCTCCAAGTCCCTGAATTGCCCTGAACGCTATGAGCTCGAGAGCTCCTAGTGTGCCTCCGTTGGGTGTAATGGATAGGAGGAGGGAGGCAGTGGTGAAAATTGCGAACCCTAGGTTGTAGGCCCTGACCCTGCCGTACATGTCTGAGAGTCTACCTAGAGTGACTACGAGAGCTGATATGACGACGCTGTAACCAAAGAGGAACCAAAGTAAATACTGGAAGGAGTCTAGGGGGTTCAGCTGTATCCCCTTGAATATGGCTGGAATGGAAATTATGACTATGCTGAAGTTAATAGTGGCCATCATGGTGCCCAGCGTGGTGTTAGAGAGAGCAATCCACTTGTACTGGACCATAATATGGCGCTGCTCCTGATCGATTTTAAGGGTTTCTTACCAGCTCTTTAGCGTCTTCATGTATTTAAGTCCAGAGTTTCCCTAGAACTGAATCGTGTAGGTTCGGTTCTTCACTTTCGGTGTCGAGAACTTCAGATAAAACCTTATTCGAGTCCTTAAGGTGACCCATGAGGATTGCCCCTCATCCTAGGGAATTCTGTCCATACTATCCTTATGTTTTCACTGCGAGAGGTTTTCACTAAGTCTAGGTTGCCGTGATGCCGACTCCATCTCCGCCGTCCAGCTTTCTTCCTTCAGAGTTGTTACCACCATCCATATTCCGAGTTACGTCTCAATCGAATGTGGAGAACCTCAACTTGAGGAGGTGAGCAATAGAGACTGAGTTTTATTGTTGGTTTTATCGATTCCACGGGCCCTTCGAGGGAAGCGCTGACACTCCTTTCCAGCTTTCTCTTTTAAGGGAAGTAAATAAGGTATGAAGGATCTAGGCTTGTTCACCCCGTGAAGCCGCGCATTCGGGCTCTGTTAGCTCCCTTGTCGTAGAGACTCCACCCATCATCTAACTTCCTTCGTCCGATGCCAATGACTTCCCCCGAGAGAGTTCCCCTCATCGGTTCGGGCTTACGTCCCCCAATTTGAGAAGCAGTCGAGGGGAGTCAGAGAAGCTCTTCCAAATGACCAGGAAGGGATCCTTGTTGAATGCCTCTGGATTCCACGATGAAATAATGTAGAGGTGTTAGTTGGGCCCTTACTCAGTTCCATTGAGCCCTCGATCAGGCTGGGGAAGGACTTCGGTACCGTCGCTGAAAAAGTGAAAAACAACATTTAAACGAGGGAGCGTCCGTACACCAGTGAGGCCCTTCAACCTCCATTTTTGTAAACTCGCGTTCATCGGAGTGTTTTTCGAGGGAAGACATCTGCGACCTCCCATGCACCTCGTCGGATATGTGATCAGACTCCCAGCCTCTTCAGTAGGTTCACCATCCACTCCTTACAAAGCCTATAATCCCTCTTATATATGAATTCGTTGAAAGAGTGTATATTGGATCCAGGATTGTCCGGCCCAACTCCATCCGCTATTTGTCCAATACCCAAAGTCCTAGCTACGGAGGCCATGGGTCCTGTACCGGGGCTGTTGGGAAGTACAAGCGGTTCCATAAAGAAGGTCTCTCTTGCCGAATCGATAAGGGCCTTGGCGATCTCGCTGTCTTCGCACGTCCTGAAAGGCTCCTCCTCACCAAGAACCATCATTTCTAGGTTTCTCTTCTTCACCATCTCTCTCAGTGCCGCCAAGACCACCTTGGGTTGCTGTCTAGGAACTAGTCTGAAGTCCAGCTTCACGAAGGCGTGGGAAGGTATGACAGTCTTACTACCCTCCCCAGTGTAGCCGGACTGAATTCCGTCCAAATTGCAGGTAGGATCCCGGACCAACTTGACGAGGAAGTCGTCCTGTACTTCGTATCCCAAGGCTTCCTTCATCAGCCGTAGGTCTATGCCTAGTTTGGAAGCCGTAAGTCCCTCTACCGACGGTGGGACAAGTATATCGTCGTAGAAACCTGGTATGTTAACCCTACCGTCCGGCCCACGCAGTTCTCTCAGGAAGTCGAGCAACTCCCACGCTGGATTCCTAGCTATAGGAGCGTACATTGAGTGAAGATCCTTCGGTGTCTTTGCGCTTATCTGGACGTAGAGTAGACCCTTGACTCCCAAGACTACCTGTGGTGCGCCGTTGGGTCCCCTTCCTGCTCCCTCCCACAATATATAATCGGCCTTCAACCTCTTTGCGTACTCGGGAGAAAAGAAGGCATGTGAGGACTACCTATCTCCTCTTCCCCCTCGTACAAGAACTTCAAGTTGACTTTGAGTTTACCCTCCTTCTTGAGCTCTGACACAGCTTCGAGCCTTGCCATTAGAGCACCTTTGTCGTCAGCTACTCCTCTAGCGATCAGCTTGTCCTCCTTGAAGGTTGGGGTAAAAGGGTCTGTCTCCCACTTCTCTAGCGGCTCCACCGGCTGAACATCGTAGTGGTTGTAGATGAGCAAGGTCTTAGGTGCACCGACGTTGATCTCCCCCAACACGTACGGGTTGACTGCCTTATGCTTTACCAACTCCGCCTCAATACCGTTGCTCTGCATATAGTCTTGGAGGAACTTCGCACCTTCGACCCCCTTTCCCTTAGCCGACTGCGTGTCTATCCTCAGGAACGCTAGTAGATCGTCCACAAGGGTGCTTGCAAGCCAAGTTTAAAAGTTGAGACTCTTGGTATTGGTACAAAACGGATATTGCTACAAAGGATAAGTGATGGTAAACTCACGTTCCTTCCCCATCACTTTAGGGACGTGAATTGGTAGAGGCCCATCGAGATCTCTTCACCTCCACACGTGGGGGCCTAGGTGAAAAACCTAGCCCTTGGAGACAGAACAAGGAATTCTGTGTCTTTTCTTCACAGGTATGGATAGGACTTTTAATGTCCTCCATAATACTAAACTTATGGAGAGCTCGGAAAGTAGCACCAGGCTTAGGTCAGCCCTAAACAAGGCAGCCCTAGTCGTACCAACCGCGGCTCTCTCCGTGATACTACTCTATCTCGTGATCTGGAACCTCTACTACTCTTTCACGGACTGGTCGCTCTTCCACTCTGTTCCCCAGTTCGTTGGTTTCTTAACATACGCTCAAGCGATGTCGACTCTGTTCTTCAGGAGCTCCTTCCTTCACTCCTTCGAACTCTCAGGGGGGCTCATCCTCGTTGGGAACTTGCTAGGAATCTTCCTCGCTGGACTACTGTACTTCGTTAAGAGCTCGAAGCTTCGGACGGTCTATCTCTCCATATTTATCGCACCTTTAGCCATATCGATGGCAGTCAACGGCGTAATATGGTTGTGGCTGTTCAACTTACAGATCGGGATAGACTGGTTGCTGGTAAGGATCGGACTCCCTGCCCTTCCTTGGCTGTCGTCAACAGCTACAGCCTTCCCCAGCATGTTCCTTGTTACGGTGTGGGCCTACACCGGCCTTGCCGTACTTTTTTACCTAGCGTCCTTTATGGGCGTTGACAAGAGCTTAATTGAGGCCGCACGAGTGGACGGTGTAGGATCTCTGAGGACGTTCTTCAAAGTTCTCCTTCCTAACTCCTCACAAGGAGTTATAGTAGCCACTGCCCTCCTCTTCCTGTTCTCGTTCAAGATATTCAGCCTGCCTTTCGTCCTCAGCGGAGGGCCAACTAACGTCTCGCTTCAGACGGGGGTGATATACATGTATTATCTCGACACCACAGAATTCTTCGCCGAGTCCACAGCGATCGCAACGCTCGTGACGGCGATTGCGGCCGCCGTCGTGATTCCGTTCGCCTTATTGGGCTTGAAGAGGTGGGTAAGGCGTGAGTGAGTTCAGAATAGGTCCAACTGCGAAGGCCTTCCTTCACCAGCTTATTCTGGCTATCTTCGTGGTCGCCTGGGTAGTACCCATATACGCGATGGCTATAAATGGTTTGAAGAGCGAATTCGACGTCACTTCAACCCCGGTCTTCATTCCTCCTCTCCACCCGTCGCTTGCGGCTTTCGCCTCAGTCTGGAGCGAGTTAAACGTTCCGTTACTCAACTCGATCATAGTAGTGATACCAGTCAGCGTGATCGCTACGTTCATAGGTGCCATGGCCGCCTATTATTTCTACATACTGTCAACGTCGAAGAGCAAATCCCTGGGCATCCTAAGCAACACAATCTTCTCCCTGATAGCCCTGGCGACTTTCATGCCTTACCAAGCTGTCGTGATCCCTTTAACTAGAATAGAGGCAAACTGGGGATTACTCAACACCTACGGAGGAGTGATATTCGCCTTTTCCCTGTTTTACATCCCAACCGCGGCCCTCCTCATGTCCATGTTCATGGCCGTCCTTCCTCGGGACATAATAGATGCGTCGAGGATAGACGGGAGTAGCGACCTTAGGACGTTCTTTAAAATAGTAGTTCCACTCACTGTTCCCGGTCTGATATCCACCCTAATATTCAATATAATTGAGATGTGGAACAACTTCTTCATACCTCTAGTCCTTTTTAACGTGGCCAAACAGACCCTCATACCAGTGGCCGTTGAGTCCTTCACTGGAGGCTACGGAACTCTGTACAACGACTCTTTCGCCGCGGCCTTCCTCGCGTCTATTATACCATTATTAATATTTATATTCCTTGGGAGGTACTTCATCAGAGGACTGGTGACATTGGGTACAGGAGGAAAGGGGGCGGTGTGAGGTGGTAGTTACAGTCAAAGTTTCCAAGGTGACTAAGACCTTCAGGAAAGGAAAGACACCAGTGGAGGTGCTTAAGGGAGTAGACCTTGTCATAGAGAGGGGCGCATGCATGGGAATACTGGGACCAAGTGGCACTGGGAAGACCACATTGATGAGGATAATAGCCGGCCTAGAGGTGCCCACTAGTGGAGACGTTTACTTCGACGACAAACTCGTCTCAACTTCTAATAGGATAGTCGTACCACCCGAAAGGAGGAACATAGGGATGGTATTCCAATCGTGGGCCCTTTACCCTAACATGAAGGCCTACGATAACATCGCGTTTGCTGTGAAAAACAGAAAGGGGGAAGAACTCAGGAAGAAGATAGAGGAAATTGCTGAAGTCTTGGACATAAAGAAGGTCTTGGACAGGTATCCACGGGAGCTCTCTGGGGGACAACAACAGAGGGTAGCCCTAGCGAGGGCATTAGCTAAGGATCCCTCCCTTCTAGTGTTGGACGAACCTTTCAGCAACTTAGACGCGAGGATAAGGGACAGTGCTAGGGCTCTAGTGAAGAAGGTGCAGAAAGAGTTCGGTGTCACGGCCATAGTTGTGTCCCACGATCCAGCGGATATATTTTCGGTGGCCGACGTAGCTGGAGTGCTCCTAGATGGCAACTTCGCACAGGTAGGCAGTCCAATAGAACTCTACGACTCACCGGTCTCAGCTAGGGTCGCCAGGCTGGTGGGTGAGATAAACGAACTGGACGGTCAAGTGGAGGGTGGAAAGCTGAAGGTCCTGAATGGAACGGTTGAGGTGAAGGGATTAGATGAGGGAGAGGTCAAAGTGGGGATGAGACCCGAAGACCTCAAGGTGTCGGAGGACCAGGTGCCTGGAATGGTGAGCCTCGGGAAAGTCAGAGTGAAGGTGTCTAGCTACACCGGCAGCTCGTTCAGGCTAGTGGTTTCACCCATTGAAGACGATAGGGTGGAGCTCTACGTTAACTCAGACAGACCAATGGACATAAACTCCATCGCTCTTCTGTATGTAAGACCAGAGAAAGTGAAAATTTTTAGAAAATAGAAATAGAATGGATTTATTTTAGAGCTAAAACTTCCTTATAAAGCTAAGTCCGTTCCTTAGCTGTTTCCCTCATTTCCTCCTCTACGATATTCACCCTCCTCCCTGCTTTCACGTAGACCTCAGGTTTCTTACGCTTAATCCAAAGTCCGTATCCCAACGAGAACAATAGGAAGAGCGCGGAGACGAACACCGCCTGTGTATACGGGAAAATAGGCGGCACAACCGACTCGTAGAGCACGAAGGCGAAAACCACTGTGGCCACTCCCGGCAGGACGTAGTGCTGAATCGGATGAAGGAGTTTCTTCAGGCCGGAATGTCTCTCCTTAAGCCTATAGAACAACGTCATGACAGAAGTGTTTAAGAGGAAATGAGCAACTATCATCCCGACCAACGCGACTGTGGTGAGGAACTCGAATCCGTCTGTAAGGGCATTGAAGACGGCCGTGCTTGTCGCCGGCGAGGTGAGCATTGTGACAGGCGAGACACCGGTGAAGTATGCTATGATGAAGCCCGATAGTACCGCTAAGACGCTGGAAGTCGCGCCTATGAACCAAAGGGAGGTAGATGGAGTGAGCCACTTTGGGTGGATCTTGGAGAAACTCCTCGGAAGCACGCCGTCCCTAGCCATCGCAAAGTACACTCTCCCCGCATTCGACTGCATCGCCACACTGTCGGAGAAGGCAGAGTTTAAAGCGAAGAGGGCCAGAAGGAGCCCTCCGGCTACACCCATGTACTCCGTATATACAATTATCCCAGGGATATTGGAGTTAGCGAAACTTACCATACTGTCTACACCCCATCCCACTGTCAAAGCGTAGGCCACTTCTGTTAACACGGCACCTACTAATAGAACCCCCATTGTGAGTGCCCTCGTTATGGACCTAGAGCTCTTTGACTCCTCTCCTAGGGGGGCCGAGCCCCCGTAGCCTATGAAGCTAGTGATGCCAAATATCATTCCCAGTCCTAGTGCGGCGAAGGGACCACCTTCGAGGCTGAATCGCTTACCGTAAACGGAGGACCAAGCTAACGGATTGAATACGGCTAGCGTGTTGTCAGGTGCCTTAATTATTATGACGGCAGAGGTCACTGCCAAGAACGCCACTTCAGTTAACGCTGCGTACTTCACGTACTTCATTTGAGGCCTTATTCCGAAGGCACTTAGAGCTATCGGAGCTACAACGAAAGCCACTACGAGAGGCACCCAAGTCCAACCAGGAAGAGAGAGCTTGAAGAAGTACTGAAGAACGCCTGGTATCACGACTCCTCCTACGTAAACTGGTATGGCTGCAGTACTTGCCACTTGGTAGAGCACGTAAACCAAACCGCTCACGATGGCTGGGAGAGGACCGAAGGCCGTCGCTATGTAACCGTAATACCCTCCAGCGCTAGCGTGCCTCCGAGACAGATGGTAAAGTGTATTGACCTCCAAGTACATGGTGAGCATGGCTATT
Protein-coding regions in this window:
- a CDS encoding FecCD family ABC transporter permease, with protein sequence MKGLLLVLVMSTIAAGLLGLLYGPVYTPLNSTGVYREILLDMKLPTVIYAALTGIVLAASGTVLQTLFRNGLMDPYVSGTAAGAAFGAVIAFFTGVPLFLSILAQPVAAFAFSVLGSLIVLALGRKGGPGSLLLAGLTVDFAFTSGLLVAEEYLQFKYPQLPNALYWLFGDVGVKTFTDVGVLLSVTLVFLYVLTLRARAFDLASLGDEVAYANGLNVGKFRLGWLTLTSLVVGYLVSQVGAIGFVGLMSPHMARLMGADGFRQVLLTSCIVGALVMEAANDISDGTFGFIVPITAVTSAFVLPIMIRLAMGLEYRA
- a CDS encoding chloride channel protein, giving the protein MNLRDLPYFERWFIVGLLIGVLAATGALALYFGIKFFEELLLGDVLGVQLPHPVGEGGPLNFVYSPTRYIFLPLVVGLGGAVSGLLTYTFSPEAAGGGTDFAINSYHKNNGRVRLRAVPVKLLASAVTIGSGGSGGREGPTSMIVAGLSSNLINFLRLGAEDRRRAVAIGIGAGIGTIFKSPIGGAILAGELLYKRDIEPEVIFPAVVASAVGYSIFGVVTGFEPIFGYYLQPFSPLRLPLYAFLGVVTGGMSIFYVKTMELFTSRFKALRTSRYVKPAIGGLAAGALALGFPEVMANGYGWVQILMDGKFGDIPTYGVPLLLILISLPFVKVISTSFTVGSGGSGGDFAPGIVIGASTGAVYGYVLHLLLPSVVPSVAPFVIVGMLSLFGAAAKAPLSVTLMVVEMTGGLQLLPGMMIAVAVAYLLSGGNTIYGSQVPTRRDSPVHAGEYNVPLLRSIRVSELQLRDTKLLSTMGSSDARKAIQDSGLFSLPVVDNEGKFLGSVFLSELPASKEPVVNFVRSGVSYVNPSSTAEDAMEVMVRSKSRWAPVVEKGVYKGIVTLDDVLTAYDKKLREMSVKEKT
- a CDS encoding MFS transporter; the protein is MVQYKWIALSNTTLGTMMATINFSIVIISIPAIFKGIQLNPLDSFQYLLWFLFGYSVVISALVVTLGRLSDMYGRVRAYNLGFAIFTTASLLLSITPNGGTLGALELIAFRAIQGLGGGLLFANSAAIITDAFPEQERGKALGINQISAVVGTLVGLVLGGVLSVLNWRYVFLVNVPFGAAGTMWSYLKLKELSTPRRQRIDVVGNLLFSGGLVSLLVGVTYGLLPYGGAPMGWGDPLVWIAMGLGGALLVGFPFVEAKTKEPMFRVELFRDRSFAAANAAGLLNSMARGGVLVLLVLLLQGVWLPLHGYSFQTTPFWSGIYLIPMTVGTAVVAPFGGILTDKYGPRWVATGGALTVAAAFVALMFLPYDFQYPTFALIIFAMGVGNGFFGSPNTAAIMNSSPREHRGAASGMRATMFNVGQTVSIAVFFTAVVLGLNSTLPQAVAAHVTAAGAPQLSVPLSRALSPTGAVFATFLGYNPLQQILASLPASLTSTLSPTVTATLTSNTFFPEMVAGPMTSSLDLAFLVSAVLSAASALLSSVVKRKVGGVIEVKEVRAAAR
- a CDS encoding M20/M25/M40 family metallo-hydrolase, which gives rise to MKADYILWEGAGRGPNGAPQVVLGVKGLLYVQISAKTPKDLHSMYAPIARNPAWELLDFLRELRGPDGRVNIPGFYDDILVPPSVEGLTASKLGIDLRLMKEALGYEVQDDFLVKLVRDPTCNLDGIQSGYTGEGSKTVIPSHAFVKLDFRLVPRQQPKVVLAALREMVKKRNLEMMVLGEEEPFRTCEDSEIAKALIDSARETFFMEPLVLPNSPGTGPMASVARTLGIGQIADGVGPDNPGSNIHSFNEFIYKRDYRLCKEWMVNLLKRLGV
- a CDS encoding M20/M25/M40 family metallo-hydrolase; translated protein: MDDLLAFLRIDTQSAKGKGVEGAKFLQDYMQSNGIEAELVKHKAVNPYVLGEINVGAPKTLLIYNHYDVQPVEPLEKWETDPFTPTFKEDKLIARGVADDKGALMARLEAVSELKKEGKLKVNLKFLYEGEEEIGSPHMPSFLPSTQRG
- the glcT gene encoding glucose ABC transporter permease GlcT; its protein translation is MESSESSTRLRSALNKAALVVPTAALSVILLYLVIWNLYYSFTDWSLFHSVPQFVGFLTYAQAMSTLFFRSSFLHSFELSGGLILVGNLLGIFLAGLLYFVKSSKLRTVYLSIFIAPLAISMAVNGVIWLWLFNLQIGIDWLLVRIGLPALPWLSSTATAFPSMFLVTVWAYTGLAVLFYLASFMGVDKSLIEAARVDGVGSLRTFFKVLLPNSSQGVIVATALLFLFSFKIFSLPFVLSGGPTNVSLQTGVIYMYYLDTTEFFAESTAIATLVTAIAAAVVIPFALLGLKRWVRRE
- the glcU gene encoding glucose ABC transporter permease GlcU produces the protein MSEFRIGPTAKAFLHQLILAIFVVAWVVPIYAMAINGLKSEFDVTSTPVFIPPLHPSLAAFASVWSELNVPLLNSIIVVIPVSVIATFIGAMAAYYFYILSTSKSKSLGILSNTIFSLIALATFMPYQAVVIPLTRIEANWGLLNTYGGVIFAFSLFYIPTAALLMSMFMAVLPRDIIDASRIDGSSDLRTFFKIVVPLTVPGLISTLIFNIIEMWNNFFIPLVLFNVAKQTLIPVAVESFTGGYGTLYNDSFAAAFLASIIPLLIFIFLGRYFIRGLVTLGTGGKGAV
- the glcV gene encoding glucose ABC transporter ATP-binding protein GlcV, which gives rise to MVVTVKVSKVTKTFRKGKTPVEVLKGVDLVIERGACMGILGPSGTGKTTLMRIIAGLEVPTSGDVYFDDKLVSTSNRIVVPPERRNIGMVFQSWALYPNMKAYDNIAFAVKNRKGEELRKKIEEIAEVLDIKKVLDRYPRELSGGQQQRVALARALAKDPSLLVLDEPFSNLDARIRDSARALVKKVQKEFGVTAIVVSHDPADIFSVADVAGVLLDGNFAQVGSPIELYDSPVSARVARLVGEINELDGQVEGGKLKVLNGTVEVKGLDEGEVKVGMRPEDLKVSEDQVPGMVSLGKVRVKVSSYTGSSFRLVVSPIEDDRVELYVNSDRPMDINSIALLYVRPEKVKIFRK
- a CDS encoding APC family permease translates to MSESKQVPRLRKGAVGVLEGLAQEIAAMAPACDTVAFMTAAATAAFVLTPAAFLIAMLTMYLEVNTLYHLSRRHASAGGYYGYIATAFGPLPAIVSGLVYVLYQVASTAAIPVYVGGVVIPGVLQYFFKLSLPGWTWVPLVVAFVVAPIALSAFGIRPQMKYVKYAALTEVAFLAVTSAVIIIKAPDNTLAVFNPLAWSSVYGKRFSLEGGPFAALGLGMIFGITSFIGYGGSAPLGEESKSSRSITRALTMGVLLVGAVLTEVAYALTVGWGVDSMVSFANSNIPGIIVYTEYMGVAGGLLLALFALNSAFSDSVAMQSNAGRVYFAMARDGVLPRSFSKIHPKWLTPSTSLWFIGATSSVLAVLSGFIIAYFTGVSPVTMLTSPATSTAVFNALTDGFEFLTTVALVGMIVAHFLLNTSVMTLFYRLKERHSGLKKLLHPIQHYVLPGVATVVFAFVLYESVVPPIFPYTQAVFVSALFLLFSLGYGLWIKRKKPEVYVKAGRRVNIVEEEMRETAKERT